The following are encoded in a window of bacterium SCSIO 12643 genomic DNA:
- a CDS encoding SDR family NAD(P)-dependent oxidoreductase — MNWTPQDIKDLDGKTILVTGANTGLGYETALELARKNALVILAGRNTDKINQAISNIKSEIPHANLEAGVVDLADLDSVSTFAESIVKKHNRLDVLINNAGIMFPPPGRTKQGFESQFGVNYIATFLLTYKLMELLQKTPQSRVVTLSSIAHRNGTIDFANLKLEKPFDKFREYGQSKVADLIFTLELQRRLVKNNIDCISVGCHPGISKTELLRTDKPEMINEFPHMSANQGAYSSLYAATENIKGGNYIGPDGDGEITGYPAPAAISEYAQNEEIATQLWIYTEKELNIKFL, encoded by the coding sequence ATGAACTGGACACCACAAGACATAAAAGATCTAGACGGAAAAACAATTCTGGTCACCGGAGCCAATACCGGACTGGGATATGAAACTGCATTAGAATTGGCCAGAAAGAATGCTTTGGTCATATTGGCCGGACGAAATACCGATAAAATTAATCAAGCAATATCTAATATTAAGTCAGAGATTCCACACGCAAACCTCGAAGCCGGAGTCGTTGATCTGGCTGATTTAGACTCTGTCTCCACATTCGCTGAATCGATTGTGAAAAAACATAACCGCCTGGATGTTTTAATTAATAATGCTGGAATTATGTTTCCACCTCCAGGACGCACCAAACAAGGATTTGAATCTCAATTTGGAGTAAACTACATTGCCACTTTCCTACTCACTTATAAACTCATGGAATTACTTCAAAAAACACCACAAAGTCGCGTGGTTACCTTAAGTAGTATTGCCCATAGAAATGGAACGATTGACTTTGCTAATCTAAAATTGGAAAAGCCATTTGATAAGTTTAGAGAATATGGACAAAGCAAAGTAGCGGATTTAATATTCACATTAGAATTACAAAGAAGACTGGTTAAAAACAATATCGACTGCATTTCAGTTGGGTGTCATCCCGGAATTAGTAAAACCGAATTATTAAGAACGGATAAACCGGAAATGATCAATGAATTTCCTCATATGAGTGCGAATCAGGGAGCCTACTCTAGTTTATATGCCGCCACAGAAAATATTAAAGGCGGAAATTATATCGGTCCGGACGGAGATGGAGAAATTACCGGTTATCCGGCTCCTGCTGCAATTTCAGAATATGCACAAAACGAAGAAATTGCGACTCAACTTTGGATTTATACAGAAAAGGAGCTCAATATTAAGTTCTTATAA
- a CDS encoding T9SS type A sorting domain-containing protein — translation MKKLLILIFALLTVSILRGNILTVTNTNNTGLGSLRHKVGQATDGDTVMFAQSLIANGSDSIVLNSEIYIGVDLTIIGLQNTTDTLYISGGGLNQIFVANYTNYLVLDSLVMVNGYYPSIWLTTGGAVVIDDVDSIKIENCIIRNSRTDGNGGGLFIRHKFKQTNCRIDINNSIISENRAKRNGGGIMIFIHQSVIRNVVCNITNSIIRSNVSEHSNNPGVPHTGGGLFMQSSSGAKLVLNVENSIFDNNEGQIAGAISLHSQHGWSHVAHCEANILNSSITRNKANSCSGICCGAAITSKIKIEKSSIIENVALNPTGYGGAAVGASKIKIKNSTIVDNTVENISTNSFANAVTAGPNWGTPSKVEVSSSIVSQEFGKDIRTVDSTMILSDGYNIFEDSILYGAVLTDQMNVDSISLNLGDLAYNGGLTYSKEPLFPSVSINQGNPLDTSSAQNVQIHGIRDVGAAESCRTTYTDVHTTCFPFLWIDGITYYSDTNGVEYVLPNALGCDSVVTLDLSFNTIDSGVTVIGHTMIAQSSTGSFQWIDCNTMQPINGATNDTFLVTQSGNYALEIIDNGCIDTSSCYTFTSVGIEHEDIGHEIYVYPNPTKNQLKIKVNKNDTESIEYNLVSINGMVVRSQKSNGSFSFDVSDLPNGVYMLEVKGNQKNKIFKVFISR, via the coding sequence ATGAAAAAACTACTTATACTAATTTTTGCTTTATTAACTGTATCCATATTAAGAGGTAATATATTAACAGTTACTAATACCAATAATACTGGGTTGGGATCACTAAGACATAAGGTTGGACAGGCAACTGATGGGGATACCGTCATGTTTGCTCAAAGTCTGATAGCGAATGGGAGTGATAGTATTGTATTAAATTCTGAGATTTATATAGGTGTTGATCTAACCATCATAGGTTTACAGAATACCACTGATACGTTATATATATCTGGTGGGGGGCTGAATCAGATTTTTGTGGCAAATTATACTAATTATTTGGTTTTAGATTCCTTAGTAATGGTTAATGGATATTATCCAAGTATTTGGTTAACAACTGGTGGAGCGGTTGTAATTGATGATGTGGATAGCATCAAAATAGAGAATTGTATTATAAGAAATAGTAGAACAGATGGAAATGGAGGGGGATTATTTATTAGGCATAAGTTTAAGCAAACTAATTGTAGGATTGATATAAATAACTCTATCATATCTGAAAATAGAGCCAAACGGAATGGAGGCGGAATAATGATATTTATTCATCAAAGTGTCATTAGAAATGTAGTATGTAATATTACCAATAGTATTATTCGGTCAAATGTGTCTGAGCATAGCAATAATCCAGGAGTCCCTCATACAGGAGGTGGATTATTTATGCAATCCTCAAGCGGAGCGAAGCTTGTTTTAAACGTTGAGAACTCGATCTTTGATAATAATGAAGGTCAGATTGCTGGGGCAATTTCTTTACATAGTCAACACGGTTGGAGTCATGTTGCTCATTGTGAAGCTAATATTTTAAACTCAAGTATAACAAGAAACAAGGCAAATTCATGTAGTGGCATATGTTGTGGTGCTGCTATTACATCAAAAATAAAAATTGAAAAATCTTCAATTATAGAGAACGTTGCTTTAAATCCAACAGGATATGGAGGTGCAGCTGTTGGTGCATCTAAGATTAAGATTAAAAACTCTACCATAGTAGATAATACTGTAGAAAATATAAGCACTAATAGTTTCGCAAATGCAGTTACTGCAGGCCCCAATTGGGGAACGCCTTCAAAAGTTGAAGTAAGTAGTAGTATAGTTTCTCAGGAGTTTGGAAAGGATATTAGAACGGTGGATTCGACAATGATATTATCTGATGGCTATAATATTTTTGAAGATTCAATTTTATACGGGGCTGTATTAACCGATCAAATGAACGTGGATTCTATAAGTTTGAATTTAGGAGATTTAGCATATAACGGAGGCTTAACATATTCTAAAGAGCCTCTATTTCCTTCAGTATCTATTAATCAGGGAAATCCATTAGATACTTCGTCAGCCCAAAATGTTCAGATTCATGGGATAAGAGATGTTGGTGCTGCGGAATCATGTAGAACCACTTATACCGATGTTCACACGACTTGTTTTCCATTTTTATGGATTGATGGAATAACATATTATTCAGATACAAATGGAGTAGAATATGTATTGCCAAATGCATTAGGGTGTGATAGTGTAGTAACTTTAGATTTATCATTTAATACAATTGATTCTGGTGTAACTGTAATTGGTCATACGATGATTGCACAATCTAGTACTGGTTCATTTCAATGGATTGATTGTAATACAATGCAGCCTATTAATGGAGCAACAAATGATACTTTTTTAGTCACTCAAAGTGGAAATTATGCATTAGAAATAATAGATAATGGATGTATTGATACTTCATCATGTTATACATTCACTTCAGTCGGAATAGAGCACGAGGATATTGGTCATGAAATTTATGTTTATCCAAACCCTACTAAGAATCAATTGAAAATAAAAGTTAATAAGAATGATACTGAAAGTATTGAGTATAATCTGGTATCAATTAATGGAATGGTCGTTAGATCTCAGAAGAGTAATGGTAGTTTTTCGTTTGATGTAAGTGACTTGCCTAATGGGGTTTATATGTTAGAAGTGAAAGGAAATCAGAAAAATAAAATTTTCAAAGTGTTTATATCTAGATAG
- a CDS encoding DUF3667 domain-containing protein, giving the protein MPAPEHTDNCNHCQNKLIGDFCSNCGRPRELQRIDHQYVLTEIGSILNFDKGILFTIRELLLRPGSNIRKFLREDRNRLVKPIIFLIISSLIYSISIKLTGIKDGYINFNSYDWEDSVLVVIFQWISNNYGYANILIAVFIALWIKILFKKYAYNFYEIFILLIFIMGMVMLFYSFFSILEGLTGIKILQIGVDLAFLYGAWAIGQFFDSSKHINYLKALISYMLGFISFVIAILIVGITIDLFI; this is encoded by the coding sequence ATGCCGGCACCTGAACACACCGATAATTGTAACCACTGTCAAAACAAACTCATCGGTGATTTTTGTTCTAATTGCGGACGTCCAAGAGAACTTCAACGTATAGATCATCAATACGTCCTAACTGAAATTGGGAGCATTTTAAACTTCGATAAAGGGATTTTATTTACTATTCGCGAACTTCTACTCCGACCTGGATCAAATATCAGAAAATTCCTTCGGGAAGATCGAAATCGTTTGGTTAAACCCATTATATTTCTAATTATTTCCTCATTGATTTATAGTATTAGCATCAAATTAACGGGAATTAAAGATGGGTACATTAATTTTAACTCTTACGATTGGGAAGACTCTGTTTTAGTGGTAATATTTCAATGGATATCAAACAATTATGGCTATGCCAATATCCTAATTGCAGTGTTCATTGCACTTTGGATTAAGATCCTCTTTAAGAAGTATGCTTATAATTTCTACGAAATCTTTATCCTCCTCATCTTTATCATGGGGATGGTAATGCTTTTTTACAGTTTTTTTAGTATTCTCGAAGGACTTACCGGTATAAAAATATTGCAAATTGGTGTGGATTTAGCTTTTCTATATGGTGCCTGGGCCATTGGACAGTTTTTTGACTCATCCAAACATATCAATTACCTCAAAGCACTCATATCTTACATGCTGGGCTTTATTTCATTCGTCATCGCCATATTAATTGTAGGAATAACTATCGATTTGTTTATCTAA